One Prosthecobacter debontii DNA window includes the following coding sequences:
- a CDS encoding peptidylprolyl isomerase, whose product MKAWILPFTLACLALLAWRYRHDMREQLLDKSVTLSIDELHPTAIGLAFRQGESPSTPLVSATLRAQQAIREARIHDTAFHADVSLRLKEEWQLWQRQWENDEERRTRLANQQLNESKLESSIREKLLDEAWLEDQLATFSHPTEADLAEAYNPPHLREQWRIPHAWRVAHLFVAQNGSSRQDRSQLIENLHQKLLQGEPWATLVEAYSDDSRSKTRAGELGWMTEKRMPPEFLAALKTLKIGSTSSPIKTRLGWHLIRLLDDHSDRYAHLAEIRQELASQLASIKRQERISEWMAVRFTSTRK is encoded by the coding sequence ATGAAAGCCTGGATACTGCCGTTTACTCTCGCCTGTTTAGCGCTTCTAGCTTGGCGGTATCGCCACGATATGCGGGAGCAACTTCTCGATAAATCAGTTACGTTATCGATCGATGAGCTTCATCCAACGGCCATCGGCCTTGCGTTTCGACAAGGAGAATCTCCTTCCACGCCACTGGTGAGTGCGACTCTGCGGGCTCAACAAGCGATCCGCGAAGCTCGAATCCACGACACTGCCTTTCACGCCGATGTCAGCCTGCGTCTGAAGGAGGAGTGGCAACTTTGGCAGCGGCAATGGGAGAACGATGAGGAACGCCGCACCCGTCTTGCCAACCAGCAATTGAACGAGTCCAAACTCGAAAGCTCTATTCGCGAAAAACTTCTCGATGAAGCTTGGTTGGAGGATCAGCTCGCCACCTTCTCTCATCCGACTGAAGCTGACCTCGCTGAGGCATACAATCCGCCGCACCTCCGTGAACAGTGGCGCATTCCTCATGCATGGAGAGTGGCTCACCTTTTCGTAGCCCAAAATGGATCATCGAGGCAAGATCGCTCCCAACTGATTGAAAACCTTCATCAGAAGCTTCTCCAAGGCGAGCCATGGGCGACTCTTGTCGAAGCCTATTCGGACGATTCTCGATCCAAAACTCGAGCGGGAGAGCTCGGTTGGATGACCGAGAAACGAATGCCTCCAGAGTTTTTGGCAGCCCTTAAAACATTGAAAATAGGCAGCACAAGTTCGCCAATTAAAACTCGACTGGGGTGGCACCTCATCAGGCTTTTAGACGACCATTCAGATCGGTATGCCCACCTCGCAGAGATACGCCAGGAATTGGCGAGTCAACTTGCATCCATAAAGCGACAGGAACGCATTAGCGAATGGATGGCCGTCCGCTTTACCTCCACTCGCAAATGA
- a CDS encoding tRNA (cytidine(34)-2'-O)-methyltransferase — protein MLHIVLYQPEIPHNTGAVGRLCLATGARLHLIKPLGFSLEDKYLKRSGLDYWAEVDVHVWDDWQAMRDQASTEAEFFYVEVQGTRPHWEPDFSDPHQDLYLVFGPETRGIPPSLMALQPDHVLRIPMRGTRSLNLATAVAITLYEAVRQQGGV, from the coding sequence ATGCTGCACATCGTTTTATATCAGCCGGAGATCCCCCACAACACAGGAGCCGTGGGAAGACTCTGTCTCGCCACTGGAGCCCGGCTGCATCTCATCAAACCGCTGGGTTTTAGCCTGGAAGATAAGTATCTCAAACGCAGCGGATTGGATTACTGGGCCGAGGTGGATGTCCATGTCTGGGACGACTGGCAAGCCATGCGTGACCAAGCCTCTACGGAGGCCGAGTTCTTTTATGTGGAAGTCCAGGGCACACGGCCTCATTGGGAGCCGGATTTCTCAGACCCCCACCAGGATCTCTATCTGGTTTTCGGTCCAGAGACCCGCGGCATCCCCCCTTCTCTGATGGCGCTTCAGCCCGACCATGTACTGCGCATCCCCATGCGTGGCACCCGCAGCTTAAACCTCGCCACGGCTGTCGCCATCACCCTATATGAAGCGGTGCGGCAGCAAGGCGGCGTGTGA
- a CDS encoding Gfo/Idh/MocA family protein: MTLRRLTLLLSAAALTATSLEAQNIRAGIIGLDTSHVLSFSKTLNADPQDPEVMGVRMVAAYPKGSPDIEGSVKRVPEYTEKVKAMGVAIVPSIKDLLDQVDVVFLETNDGRPHLEQLRPCLEAGKPVFIDKPIAGTLTDAIKIFEEAKAAGVPVFSSSSLRFGKGTQAVRNGSVGKVMRAETTSPASLEATHPDLFWYGIHGVESLFTVMGTGCVSVKRGTTAEGKITVTGTWEGGRTGTYTEAKGYTGKAVGEKGEAAVGSYDGYDPLLFAAVHFFRTGVAPVSPEETLEIYAFMEAADESKRQGGAEVTLKSVMDKARAAAQK, translated from the coding sequence ATGACTCTTCGCCGTCTCACCCTCCTTCTCTCCGCAGCCGCACTCACGGCCACCTCTCTCGAGGCCCAGAACATCCGTGCCGGTATCATCGGTCTGGATACCTCCCATGTGCTTTCGTTTTCGAAAACCCTGAACGCGGATCCGCAAGACCCGGAAGTGATGGGGGTGCGTATGGTGGCGGCCTATCCAAAAGGATCGCCAGATATTGAAGGCAGTGTCAAGCGGGTGCCTGAATACACGGAAAAGGTTAAGGCCATGGGAGTGGCTATTGTGCCGAGCATCAAAGATCTCCTCGATCAAGTGGATGTCGTGTTTCTGGAGACCAATGACGGTCGCCCTCACCTCGAACAACTCCGGCCCTGTCTGGAGGCTGGAAAGCCGGTCTTCATCGATAAGCCCATCGCGGGCACGCTGACCGATGCCATCAAAATTTTTGAGGAAGCCAAGGCCGCCGGCGTGCCGGTTTTTTCCTCGTCTTCATTGCGCTTTGGCAAAGGCACCCAGGCGGTGCGAAACGGCAGTGTCGGCAAAGTGATGCGCGCTGAAACCACGAGTCCCGCCTCGTTGGAAGCCACCCACCCGGACCTTTTCTGGTACGGCATTCATGGCGTTGAGAGTCTTTTCACCGTGATGGGAACGGGCTGTGTGTCGGTCAAGCGTGGCACAACGGCGGAAGGTAAGATTACGGTTACGGGCACCTGGGAAGGTGGCCGCACGGGCACATATACCGAAGCTAAAGGTTATACCGGTAAAGCTGTGGGGGAAAAAGGTGAGGCCGCGGTTGGTAGCTACGATGGGTATGACCCGCTACTGTTTGCTGCCGTGCATTTCTTTCGCACGGGCGTAGCTCCTGTGAGCCCCGAGGAAACGCTGGAAATCTATGCCTTCATGGAAGCTGCGGATGAGAGCAAGCGCCAGGGAGGGGCTGAGGTCACGCTGAAATCCGTGATGGACAAAGCGCGAGCTGCGGCTCAAAAATAA
- a CDS encoding alginate O-acetyltransferase AlgX-related protein: protein MKFWLAVEIYKTFRLCQLALPEATSAWSVGVGMLSFGLAFGLSVSGASDFFVALSWGTGRSLPSLLDRPFGAAGWADFWQRWGTRAEVGQQGMALSVGWIRCTWFLLSVGLWAGFHSVMGVWLIVQSMFLMLDLWLGRSAFWQHRIPQGIKVVIVMLTFVLGLPLLYSEGLKVAWSQWQTLFLPPADNLYSLMLEARLSTSRVCWLLSLGGALMLLPSPEWFGNRSVRSRIGIKIVGGGLCGVGVIATLPLLPMIPDSFQEMGKHVLGRLYSDGNSEVYIGAQGWLYPQKELDRFVQRPTQVRQTETLLKLLPKLQAQGVHLLVLPVPDKIMLQPEFVLPASYRGPIYPPGYHAALHSLKEAGVDVLDLTSKLWLSRQRRPLHFRQDSHWRWEAMKEMVVQLARHIREHYPQVIKDQTPLVDAFFIERHAIGDLAQSLRPSTPDSWWVPETTHLVSLSGLTDAEPSPVVVCGEELIRVYDDSQLSFPPETSDSFAGFPIQLAALLGRAVLTADIDKLFRTSMPSFDGKLVICVIQAGDL from the coding sequence ATGAAGTTTTGGCTCGCCGTCGAGATTTACAAGACATTCAGATTGTGCCAGCTCGCCCTGCCAGAAGCGACCAGCGCTTGGTCCGTTGGGGTGGGCATGCTTTCTTTTGGCCTCGCTTTCGGTCTCAGTGTTTCTGGAGCGAGCGACTTCTTCGTGGCTTTATCTTGGGGCACGGGTCGAAGCTTGCCCTCGCTACTGGACAGGCCGTTCGGGGCAGCAGGATGGGCGGACTTCTGGCAGCGCTGGGGAACGCGCGCTGAAGTCGGACAGCAGGGGATGGCGCTAAGCGTCGGTTGGATTCGTTGCACTTGGTTTCTACTTAGCGTGGGACTCTGGGCAGGGTTCCATTCCGTGATGGGAGTGTGGCTAATTGTTCAATCGATGTTCTTGATGTTGGATTTATGGTTAGGTCGATCGGCTTTTTGGCAGCACCGCATCCCCCAAGGAATCAAGGTCGTGATCGTCATGCTGACCTTCGTTCTGGGCCTGCCTCTGCTCTACAGTGAAGGGCTGAAAGTCGCTTGGAGCCAATGGCAGACGCTTTTTTTGCCCCCTGCCGACAATCTTTACTCGTTAATGTTGGAGGCCCGCCTCTCCACTTCTCGCGTGTGTTGGCTTTTATCGTTAGGCGGTGCCTTGATGCTGTTACCGAGCCCAGAATGGTTTGGGAATCGGAGTGTTCGCTCGCGTATCGGCATTAAGATCGTTGGAGGTGGGCTGTGTGGGGTAGGGGTTATCGCCACGCTACCTCTCTTGCCAATGATACCGGATTCATTTCAGGAGATGGGTAAGCACGTATTAGGTCGCCTGTATTCAGATGGAAATTCAGAGGTTTATATTGGAGCTCAGGGCTGGCTTTACCCACAAAAGGAGCTGGATCGTTTTGTTCAACGGCCGACGCAAGTCCGGCAGACTGAAACCTTGCTCAAGCTGCTGCCAAAGCTGCAAGCACAAGGCGTTCATTTGTTGGTCTTGCCTGTGCCCGATAAAATCATGCTCCAGCCCGAGTTCGTGCTGCCCGCCTCGTATCGAGGACCGATTTATCCACCGGGTTATCATGCCGCGCTTCATTCACTCAAGGAGGCGGGTGTGGATGTTTTGGATTTGACCTCGAAGCTCTGGCTATCCCGACAGCGCCGTCCCTTGCACTTTCGACAGGATTCACATTGGCGCTGGGAGGCGATGAAAGAGATGGTTGTCCAACTTGCCAGGCATATTCGAGAACACTATCCCCAAGTCATTAAGGATCAAACTCCCCTCGTTGATGCCTTTTTTATCGAACGACATGCGATCGGTGACCTCGCACAGTCTTTGCGGCCATCGACTCCTGACTCATGGTGGGTTCCAGAGACTACCCACTTAGTGAGCTTGAGCGGACTCACAGATGCCGAGCCTTCCCCGGTGGTGGTCTGTGGGGAAGAACTGATCCGAGTGTATGATGATTCTCAGCTCAGCTTCCCTCCCGAGACATCGGACTCTTTTGCGGGTTTTCCCATTCAACTTGCAGCCCTTCTAGGTCGAGCCGTTCTGACTGCAGATATCGACAAGCTTTTTCGAACGAGCATGCCATCTTTTGATGGAAAACTTGTCATCTGCGTGATCCAGGCAGGTGATCTTTAA
- a CDS encoding CDGSH iron-sulfur domain-containing protein: MPKPPQIYAKHPACLNLEAGDHWWCSCGLSGHQPFCDGEHTGTGLGPKKFTLSLPTQVRLCNCKQTQTPPFCDGSHQVV; the protein is encoded by the coding sequence ATGCCGAAGCCTCCACAAATCTATGCCAAACATCCTGCGTGTTTGAATCTAGAGGCAGGAGACCATTGGTGGTGTTCGTGTGGCCTGAGTGGCCATCAGCCCTTTTGCGATGGTGAACACACGGGGACGGGATTGGGACCCAAAAAGTTTACCTTGAGCCTCCCGACTCAGGTGAGGTTGTGCAATTGTAAGCAAACTCAGACTCCGCCTTTCTGTGACGGTAGCCACCAAGTGGTTTGA
- a CDS encoding phosphatase PAP2/dual specificity phosphatase family protein: protein MSPPPSRPTFLQAAQVSALTSLCFLVIYNVCNWLTSLRPDVQTAAFGWERWIPVWDWMILPYWSLDAFFVVAPFLCSDRQELSLLKRRLVAANVIAGVCFLIIPLELAWTRPQVTGMWEPWFRAIQSMDAPHNLFPSLHIVLRTIMAVHYAQHSRGVMRSLLHVWFSLIGLSTLLTWQHHLVDVLGGFLLAAVVFHVAPKGDGRLNGNRRVGGYYLAATAVLLFACRLAPPWTLALAWPAAACGTAAAAYFGQGARVLQKTRGRLPRVTQWLMAPWLLGQETSWWWYRRQSPEYNKLTSHVWMGSLPDEKTAVELIEAGVTDMVDLTAEFDAPEAFLVQPGYRNFPVADLTAPTRQQLLTLAEHIERVRKEGIVFVFCKAGYSRTAAAIGAWLLQSGGTTEAAIRQMQEARPGMIIRPEVVRALHELEAYMTAPGRAPVLS from the coding sequence ATGTCCCCGCCGCCGTCCCGCCCCACGTTTCTTCAAGCTGCTCAGGTCAGTGCGCTTACCAGCCTTTGCTTCTTGGTGATCTATAACGTGTGCAACTGGCTCACATCCCTGCGGCCAGATGTCCAGACGGCCGCATTTGGTTGGGAGCGCTGGATTCCCGTGTGGGATTGGATGATTCTTCCTTATTGGTCTTTGGATGCCTTTTTTGTCGTTGCTCCCTTTCTATGCTCCGACCGGCAGGAACTCTCCCTGCTGAAACGACGCCTAGTGGCGGCCAATGTCATTGCGGGTGTGTGCTTCCTGATCATTCCGCTTGAGTTGGCCTGGACTCGCCCTCAGGTCACCGGGATGTGGGAGCCCTGGTTCCGTGCGATTCAGAGCATGGATGCTCCGCACAATCTCTTCCCCAGCTTGCACATCGTCCTGCGCACGATCATGGCGGTTCATTATGCTCAGCATTCACGCGGGGTGATGCGTTCCTTGTTGCATGTTTGGTTCAGCCTCATCGGTCTGTCCACACTCCTGACTTGGCAGCATCATCTGGTGGATGTGCTCGGCGGCTTTCTTTTGGCTGCCGTGGTGTTTCATGTCGCCCCGAAGGGGGATGGCCGCTTGAATGGTAATCGCCGAGTCGGAGGTTATTACTTGGCTGCCACTGCGGTTCTTCTGTTCGCCTGCCGCCTGGCACCTCCGTGGACGTTGGCCTTGGCTTGGCCTGCGGCAGCCTGCGGAACAGCGGCTGCGGCCTACTTTGGCCAAGGGGCCCGTGTGCTCCAAAAGACTCGAGGGCGTCTGCCTCGCGTGACTCAGTGGCTGATGGCTCCGTGGCTCTTGGGGCAGGAGACGTCCTGGTGGTGGTATCGCCGCCAATCTCCCGAGTATAACAAGCTGACCTCTCATGTTTGGATGGGGTCTTTGCCGGATGAAAAAACGGCCGTGGAACTGATCGAGGCAGGTGTCACGGACATGGTGGACTTGACCGCGGAATTTGATGCCCCCGAAGCCTTTCTGGTCCAGCCGGGGTATCGTAACTTTCCCGTGGCGGACCTCACTGCACCGACGCGACAGCAGTTGCTCACTCTTGCCGAACACATCGAGCGTGTGCGCAAGGAAGGCATCGTCTTTGTCTTTTGTAAGGCTGGTTATTCACGCACGGCTGCGGCCATCGGCGCATGGTTACTTCAAAGCGGTGGCACCACGGAAGCTGCGATCCGCCAGATGCAAGAGGCGCGGCCAGGCATGATCATTCGTCCAGAGGTGGTCAGAGCACTGCATGAACTGGAAGCTTACATGACCGCTCCTGGCCGAGCGCCGGTTTTGAGTTGA
- a CDS encoding C-type lectin domain-containing protein produces the protein MKISHTLSTVICRLGFILSLSVMAEDAGPSELVTLNNQYEAGLNRAKTPVLERYLVTLGGLLDTTTRAGNLEASLAVNKELESVKATGRTTSFGENLPELKAARDQYQKELMGATQPLHERYITALEALVTSYTKRGLLDEALVVNRQVEKAKAMAIRTAPPAAAQSSSRRPADAVFFQGKYYKTFDSVVSWTQAQEKCVEMGGQLATVSSAAENSQIIQMAMMGKRDAYWLGATDKVKEGQWVWVDGRPMTYTNWGRYQPNNKQLAEHYLVVIVRSKNASLNKTWSDQPKTADGHRPGFICEWR, from the coding sequence ATGAAGATCTCCCATACTTTATCCACTGTCATTTGTCGTCTGGGGTTTATCCTGAGCCTTTCCGTGATGGCGGAAGACGCAGGGCCTTCCGAGTTGGTGACATTGAACAATCAGTATGAGGCGGGATTGAATCGAGCTAAAACCCCAGTGCTAGAGCGCTATTTAGTCACCCTCGGCGGTTTGCTCGATACGACGACCCGAGCAGGTAACTTGGAAGCCTCCTTGGCCGTGAATAAAGAGTTGGAATCCGTCAAGGCGACCGGCAGAACAACCTCGTTTGGGGAAAATCTTCCTGAACTCAAAGCTGCGCGTGATCAGTATCAAAAAGAACTGATGGGTGCCACTCAGCCGCTGCATGAGCGTTATATCACCGCCTTGGAAGCGCTGGTTACGAGTTATACCAAACGTGGATTGTTGGATGAGGCTTTGGTGGTGAACCGTCAGGTCGAAAAAGCGAAAGCTATGGCCATTAGAACAGCACCACCGGCAGCGGCTCAGTCTTCGTCACGCCGTCCGGCAGATGCGGTCTTTTTTCAGGGTAAATATTATAAGACTTTTGATTCCGTAGTGAGCTGGACTCAAGCGCAGGAGAAGTGCGTGGAGATGGGGGGACAGTTGGCTACGGTCTCCAGTGCAGCCGAGAATAGCCAGATCATCCAGATGGCGATGATGGGCAAACGAGATGCTTACTGGCTGGGGGCCACGGATAAAGTCAAGGAAGGCCAGTGGGTCTGGGTGGACGGCAGGCCCATGACCTACACGAATTGGGGGCGTTATCAGCCTAACAATAAGCAATTGGCAGAACACTATCTGGTGGTGATTGTGAGATCCAAAAATGCCAGTCTCAATAAAACTTGGTCAGATCAGCCCAAAACGGCGGATGGGCATCGTCCAGGATTCATTTGCGAGTGGAGGTAA
- a CDS encoding quinone-dependent dihydroorotate dehydrogenase, whose product MSLIANLYPLLKPWLFRMDAEKAHEWTTRMMRVAHGLGMLTAGQEKLPQMPVECLGLKFPNGLGLAAGMDKSASAVEAWAALGFGFVEVGTLTPRPQPGNPKPRLFRLPEHDALINRMGFNNPGIDAAVKRLARRKTKAVVGVNIGKNFDTPNERAVDDYLIGLRKAYPVADYVAVNISSPNTKGLRDLQAEDSIRALLSALKNEQSKLASEYGHQKPVLVKIAPDLDGQQIEALARVFNELSVDGVIATNTTISRESVAGHPLQKEAGGLSGAPVRDRSTLVIQALRMLLKEETPIIGVGGILCGQDALAKRQAGAQLVQVYSGLVFRGPALVHDVVRAIAEQG is encoded by the coding sequence ATGTCCCTCATCGCCAATCTCTATCCGTTGCTCAAACCCTGGCTCTTTCGCATGGATGCGGAAAAGGCACATGAATGGACCACCCGCATGATGCGAGTCGCTCATGGTCTAGGCATGCTGACTGCGGGGCAGGAAAAGCTGCCGCAGATGCCAGTGGAGTGTCTGGGATTGAAGTTTCCCAATGGGTTGGGTTTGGCCGCTGGCATGGACAAATCCGCTTCGGCTGTCGAAGCGTGGGCAGCGCTGGGTTTTGGGTTTGTTGAGGTTGGCACACTGACTCCACGCCCCCAGCCGGGGAATCCGAAGCCGCGTTTATTCCGTCTGCCTGAGCATGACGCATTGATTAATCGCATGGGGTTTAACAATCCCGGGATTGATGCTGCGGTGAAACGCTTGGCTCGCCGCAAGACCAAGGCTGTTGTTGGAGTCAATATCGGCAAAAACTTCGACACGCCCAATGAACGTGCCGTCGACGATTACCTCATCGGATTGCGCAAAGCTTATCCGGTGGCGGATTACGTCGCGGTGAATATTTCGAGCCCCAATACCAAAGGATTGCGGGATCTTCAGGCTGAGGATTCTATCCGGGCCTTGCTCAGTGCCCTCAAAAATGAACAGTCGAAGCTCGCCAGTGAGTATGGGCATCAGAAGCCTGTTTTGGTCAAAATCGCTCCCGATTTGGACGGACAGCAAATCGAAGCGCTCGCCCGTGTCTTCAATGAGTTGTCGGTGGACGGTGTCATTGCGACGAACACGACCATCAGCCGAGAATCTGTGGCAGGGCACCCCCTACAGAAAGAAGCTGGAGGACTCAGCGGTGCGCCAGTGCGTGATCGTTCCACGCTGGTGATTCAAGCTCTGCGTATGCTCTTGAAAGAAGAAACCCCCATTATCGGCGTGGGAGGCATCCTCTGCGGTCAAGACGCACTTGCGAAGAGGCAGGCAGGCGCCCAGTTGGTGCAGGTTTACAGCGGTCTTGTTTTTCGAGGTCCAGCTCTGGTTCATGACGTCGTGCGGGCCATAGCGGAGCAGGGATAA
- the uxaC gene encoding glucuronate isomerase, with the protein MSFIHDDFLLSTKTASRLFHTFAKEEPILDYHNHLPPKDIAENRQFKNLHEIWLEGDHYKWRAMRCNGIPEELITGSATPKEKFIAWAKTVPHTVRNPLYHWTHLELKRYFGIDTLLNEKTAEAIWEQTEAALAKPEMSTRGILKTQKVRALCTTDDPSDDLAWHKACAADGFEVGVYPTFRPDKAIALSNSETWNAWCDKLAATTNTDINNFGALLQALEKSHQQFHDVGCRLSDHGLNRCHAHFSTEATATRIFERCRSHRTKRLYPEDVEAFGTHIMMHVGRLNAQKGWTMQLHLGPVRNNNTRLAKKVGADVGCDSIGDFPQAEALSRFLDALDTENALPKTVLYNVNPADNYVFGTMAGNFADGTTPGKVQFGSGWWFVDQKEGMEWQINALSNLGLLSRFIGMLTDSRSFMSFPRHEYFRRTLCNLLGSDVEAGLIPDDDELVGKMVKNICYANAKAYLQLPVS; encoded by the coding sequence ATGTCCTTCATTCACGACGACTTCCTGCTGTCCACTAAGACTGCGAGCCGCCTGTTTCATACGTTCGCCAAGGAGGAGCCTATCCTTGATTATCACAATCATCTGCCCCCAAAGGATATCGCAGAAAATCGGCAGTTCAAAAACCTCCATGAGATTTGGTTAGAAGGTGATCACTACAAGTGGCGTGCTATGCGCTGCAATGGAATTCCTGAAGAACTCATCACGGGCAGCGCCACGCCAAAAGAGAAGTTTATAGCTTGGGCCAAAACGGTGCCGCATACGGTGCGTAATCCGCTGTATCACTGGACCCACTTGGAACTGAAGCGTTACTTTGGAATCGATACGCTGCTGAATGAAAAAACGGCCGAGGCTATCTGGGAGCAAACGGAGGCTGCTCTGGCGAAGCCGGAAATGAGCACGCGTGGCATTTTAAAAACTCAGAAAGTGCGTGCTCTCTGCACCACGGACGATCCGAGCGATGATTTGGCTTGGCACAAAGCCTGTGCCGCTGACGGATTCGAAGTTGGAGTCTATCCCACTTTCCGTCCGGATAAAGCCATTGCCCTTAGCAATTCAGAAACTTGGAATGCCTGGTGTGATAAATTGGCGGCCACCACGAATACAGACATCAATAATTTCGGTGCCTTGCTTCAAGCGCTGGAGAAAAGCCACCAACAGTTTCATGATGTCGGCTGCCGTCTGAGCGACCACGGCCTCAATCGTTGTCATGCTCACTTTTCCACAGAGGCTACGGCGACTCGCATCTTTGAACGTTGTCGGAGTCACCGCACCAAGAGGCTTTATCCTGAAGATGTGGAAGCCTTTGGCACGCACATCATGATGCATGTGGGGCGGTTGAATGCCCAAAAAGGCTGGACCATGCAACTCCACCTGGGGCCTGTGCGCAATAACAACACCCGCTTGGCCAAAAAAGTGGGTGCCGACGTGGGCTGCGATAGCATCGGCGACTTTCCTCAGGCTGAGGCTCTCAGTCGCTTCTTGGACGCACTCGATACCGAGAATGCTTTACCGAAAACGGTGCTGTATAACGTCAATCCCGCAGACAACTATGTCTTCGGCACCATGGCCGGAAACTTTGCGGATGGGACAACACCTGGGAAAGTGCAGTTCGGCTCTGGCTGGTGGTTCGTGGACCAGAAAGAAGGGATGGAATGGCAGATCAATGCGCTCAGCAATCTGGGCCTGCTCAGCCGTTTCATCGGCATGTTGACTGATAGTCGCAGCTTCATGTCCTTCCCTCGCCACGAGTATTTCCGTCGCACCTTGTGCAATTTGCTCGGCAGCGATGTCGAGGCTGGATTGATTCCAGATGACGATGAACTGGTGGGCAAGATGGTGAAAAACATCTGCTACGCCAATGCCAAGGCCTACCTACAGCTTCCCGTGAGCTGA
- a CDS encoding aminopeptidase, with the protein MHRDAMAHKGNKLDTWIRRLILVSCYFLSSCSTVGFYSQAFKGQLEIMRKARPVPAVMMDPKTKPLLKQKLAITRDILAYAETHLGLPAKGQYERYSNLGRRYVVWVIFAAPEFSVEAKRWWYPLVGSVKYRGFFREDLALAESAKLKEDGLDVYVAGVEAYSTLGYLKDPLLNTFIGRDDADLAELIFHELTHQRIYLNGDTDFNEALATAVGREGTRRWLKAHGRMDELEEYERETRLETEFVHELLRTRQELKNLYADQKITDEKRRQIKQETFTRLRSRLEQFNRRQGGTLKLDRWFKTPVNNARLNTAAAYHDLVPAFEKVLKECGGDLEAFLKQMEGMRAMPPRVRRSQLKLAVPSPVPAH; encoded by the coding sequence ATGCATCGTGACGCGATGGCGCATAAAGGCAACAAATTAGACACGTGGATACGCAGGTTAATTCTCGTTAGCTGCTATTTTCTATCTTCCTGTTCCACGGTGGGATTTTACTCGCAGGCGTTCAAGGGACAGTTGGAAATCATGCGGAAAGCACGACCCGTGCCTGCGGTGATGATGGATCCCAAGACAAAGCCTTTGCTGAAGCAAAAGCTCGCTATCACCCGCGACATTTTGGCCTACGCTGAAACCCATCTAGGCCTCCCCGCGAAAGGGCAATATGAACGATACTCCAACCTTGGACGTCGCTACGTGGTCTGGGTCATATTTGCGGCCCCTGAGTTCAGCGTCGAAGCCAAGCGCTGGTGGTATCCTCTCGTGGGGAGTGTCAAATACCGCGGCTTTTTCAGAGAAGACTTAGCCCTGGCTGAATCCGCTAAGCTCAAAGAAGACGGACTTGATGTCTATGTGGCAGGGGTGGAGGCCTATTCGACTCTTGGCTACCTCAAAGATCCTCTGTTAAACACCTTCATTGGCCGCGATGACGCCGACCTTGCTGAACTGATTTTTCATGAACTCACCCATCAACGCATCTATCTGAATGGCGATACAGATTTCAATGAAGCCCTAGCCACGGCCGTAGGCCGAGAAGGCACTCGCCGCTGGCTCAAGGCTCATGGTAGGATGGATGAACTGGAGGAGTATGAGCGGGAAACCCGATTGGAGACGGAGTTTGTCCACGAACTCTTACGCACACGCCAGGAACTGAAGAATTTGTATGCTGACCAGAAGATCACCGATGAAAAACGTCGGCAAATCAAACAAGAAACCTTCACGCGATTACGATCTCGCCTTGAGCAGTTCAATCGACGTCAGGGCGGTACACTAAAGTTGGATCGCTGGTTTAAAACTCCAGTCAACAACGCACGCCTCAACACGGCTGCCGCCTATCATGACTTGGTCCCAGCGTTTGAAAAAGTGCTGAAAGAGTGTGGAGGTGATCTGGAAGCATTTTTAAAACAGATGGAGGGAATGCGTGCCATGCCACCTCGAGTGAGAAGATCTCAACTCAAGCTCGCAGTTCCGAGCCCCGTTCCTGCGCACTGA